Proteins from a genomic interval of Rhizobium rhododendri:
- a CDS encoding intradiol ring-cleavage dioxygenase gives MIDQQTKHDAESGYFSEESSVEVVLARMAGKTDPRLREVMSAAIRHLHAFVKEVEPNQQEWGMAIDFLTETGQICNEWRQEFILLSDILGVSMLVDAINNRKPSGATETTVLGPFHVMDAPQYENGANICLDGKGEPLLVRGRVTDTDGKPIAGAMLDVWQANDEGFYDVQQKGLQPEMNLRGIFKTDADGSYWFKSVRPKFYPIPDDGPVGKLLGQMGRHPFRPAHIHFIVGAAGFEPITTHIFTPDCPYLHSDAVFGVKEDLIADFGKLDDPKRAAELGFDNPFEAVTCDFVLVTPQQKLEA, from the coding sequence ATGATTGACCAGCAGACGAAACACGACGCCGAGAGCGGATACTTCTCCGAGGAGAGCTCGGTCGAGGTGGTCCTGGCACGGATGGCCGGTAAAACCGATCCGCGTCTGCGCGAGGTCATGAGCGCAGCAATCCGCCACCTGCATGCATTCGTCAAGGAGGTGGAGCCCAATCAGCAGGAATGGGGCATGGCCATCGATTTCCTGACCGAAACCGGCCAGATCTGCAACGAATGGAGGCAGGAGTTTATCCTGCTTTCCGACATTCTTGGCGTTTCCATGCTGGTCGATGCGATCAACAACCGCAAGCCATCCGGGGCGACTGAGACTACAGTGCTCGGTCCGTTTCATGTCATGGACGCACCGCAATACGAGAATGGCGCCAATATCTGTCTGGATGGCAAGGGCGAACCGCTGCTGGTGCGGGGGCGCGTTACCGATACCGACGGAAAGCCGATCGCCGGCGCGATGCTCGATGTCTGGCAAGCCAACGACGAGGGCTTCTATGATGTCCAGCAGAAGGGCCTGCAGCCCGAGATGAATCTGCGCGGCATCTTCAAGACGGATGCCGACGGGTCATACTGGTTCAAGTCGGTGCGGCCAAAATTCTATCCGATCCCCGATGACGGCCCTGTTGGCAAGCTGCTCGGCCAGATGGGGCGCCATCCGTTCAGGCCAGCCCACATCCACTTCATCGTCGGGGCTGCCGGCTTCGAGCCCATCACAACGCATATCTTCACGCCGGATTGCCCCTACCTTCATTCTGATGCGGTTTTCGGGGTGAAGGAAGACCTGATTGCCGATTTCGGCAAGCTGGACGATCCGAAGCGCGCTGCCGAGCTCGGCTTCGACAATCCGTTCGAGGCCGTGACTTGTGACTTCGTGCTGGTCACGCCGCAGCAGAAGCTGGAGGCATAG
- a CDS encoding zinc-dependent alcohol dehydrogenase, with the protein MKALVFEAPDRPAIVDVAMPEVSANEVLVRTRAVGICHSDYELLAGRYIIPISYPVTPGHEWSGEIVEVGRNVTGFKVGDRVVGECVVRTPDRLHHFGFSMSGADREFFNVNPEWLHKLPEAVDDKKAALIEPFTCGFYAVLRSGGTNASETVVVSGGGTIGLVSAAAAIGMGARVIVVDPLAARRDVALRLGADAALDPSDGGAADRIREMTGGHGADLVVEASGHDASLAAAFDYAREDGRMSMVGINIGRKVPVVIGQIQMKNLTVRGCIGSPGVWPAAIRFLERTGIDLSPIQTHDYALTDAVDAFSFGKDATKSIKITLLNN; encoded by the coding sequence ATGAAAGCTTTGGTATTCGAGGCCCCTGACAGGCCGGCAATCGTCGATGTGGCGATGCCGGAGGTTTCTGCCAACGAAGTGCTCGTCCGCACGCGCGCTGTCGGCATTTGTCACTCGGACTACGAGTTGCTCGCAGGACGATACATCATCCCGATCTCCTATCCGGTGACGCCGGGTCACGAGTGGAGTGGCGAGATCGTCGAGGTCGGGCGCAACGTCACCGGCTTCAAGGTCGGCGACCGCGTCGTCGGCGAATGCGTGGTTCGCACGCCGGACCGCCTTCATCACTTTGGATTTTCGATGAGCGGCGCCGATCGCGAATTCTTCAACGTCAATCCGGAATGGCTGCACAAGCTGCCGGAAGCCGTCGATGACAAGAAGGCGGCGCTGATTGAGCCCTTTACATGCGGCTTTTACGCGGTGCTGCGCTCCGGCGGCACCAATGCCAGCGAGACCGTAGTCGTTTCTGGCGGCGGCACTATCGGCCTCGTGTCCGCAGCGGCTGCCATCGGCATGGGCGCACGCGTCATCGTGGTCGACCCGCTGGCTGCCCGCCGCGACGTGGCCCTGAGGCTCGGGGCAGACGCCGCGCTTGATCCGTCCGATGGGGGAGCTGCTGACCGTATCCGCGAAATGACCGGCGGTCACGGCGCCGACCTGGTTGTCGAGGCATCCGGTCACGATGCATCGCTGGCTGCGGCATTCGACTACGCACGGGAAGACGGCCGCATGTCGATGGTCGGGATCAATATCGGGCGCAAGGTGCCGGTCGTCATCGGCCAGATCCAGATGAAGAACCTGACCGTCAGGGGATGCATCGGTTCGCCGGGCGTGTGGCCTGCAGCAATCCGTTTTCTCGAACGCACGGGGATCGATCTTTCGCCGATCCAGACCCACGACTATGCGCTGACGGACGCCGTCGATGCTTTCAGCTTCGGCAAGGACGCAACCAAGAGCATCAAGATCACTCTCCTGAACAACTGA
- a CDS encoding NAD-dependent epimerase/dehydratase family protein translates to MTKRIVFTGGTGKAGRHAVPHLLEKGYSILNVDLKPLDLPGVNTLITDITDSGQVFNALTTHFGFDGYDDGAPPSAPDAVVHFAAIPRVMIEPDNKTFSANVVGTYNVIEAAMKLGVRKVIIASSETTYGVCFAEGDKDFHSFPLEEDYDSDPMDSYGLSKVVNEKTARAFSMRYNADIYALRIGNVIEPHEYSNFPAYLDNPMSRKRNAWSYIDARDLGEIVHLCIEKDGLGYQVFNAVNDTITADLPTSEFLAKYCPQTPVKREMGRDEAPISNRKARDVLGFREAHPWKNYVKR, encoded by the coding sequence ATGACCAAACGCATTGTGTTTACAGGCGGTACGGGGAAGGCCGGTCGTCACGCCGTTCCCCATCTGCTGGAAAAGGGATATTCCATTCTCAATGTCGACCTGAAGCCTCTCGACCTGCCGGGCGTTAATACGCTGATTACCGACATCACCGATAGCGGCCAGGTCTTCAACGCGTTGACCACGCACTTCGGGTTTGACGGCTACGACGATGGCGCCCCACCGTCTGCCCCCGATGCTGTCGTTCATTTTGCCGCCATTCCCCGCGTCATGATCGAGCCGGACAACAAGACGTTTTCGGCCAATGTCGTTGGAACCTACAACGTCATCGAGGCGGCCATGAAGCTGGGTGTCCGCAAGGTCATCATCGCATCGAGCGAGACCACTTACGGCGTCTGCTTTGCCGAAGGCGACAAGGATTTTCACAGTTTCCCGCTGGAAGAAGACTACGACAGCGACCCGATGGACAGCTACGGCCTGTCGAAGGTCGTCAACGAAAAGACGGCACGGGCATTTTCGATGCGCTACAACGCCGACATTTACGCCCTGCGCATCGGCAACGTCATCGAGCCGCATGAGTATTCCAATTTCCCGGCCTACCTCGACAACCCAATGTCGCGCAAACGTAACGCCTGGAGCTACATCGATGCCCGCGATCTCGGCGAGATTGTCCATCTCTGCATCGAGAAGGACGGCCTCGGCTATCAGGTCTTCAATGCGGTCAACGACACCATTACCGCAGACCTGCCGACTTCGGAGTTCCTTGCCAAATACTGCCCGCAAACTCCTGTAAAGCGTGAGATGGGAAGAGACGAAGCGCCGATTTCCAACCGCAAGGCTCGCGATGTCCTCGGTTTCCGGGAAGCGCACCCGTGGAAGAATTATGTGAAGCGCTGA
- a CDS encoding NAD(P)-dependent oxidoreductase codes for MSERFTVGWAGIGKMGAPMSRRVLDAGYALHVYEPLPENRATIVAEGANVAHSLEDLAAASDVIVLTIPNDAVLRELVFSPGGLATTMKTGQILVEMSTVSPAISTEVNEAMSALGVSYLRAPVSGSTATASSGTLSVMASGPEEAYKRVEPMFECFASRRFYVGEAEEARYLKLVLNALVGATSALLGEALTLGLKGNLTVETMLSVICESAVASPLIAYKRDLLVNRNFDPAFSVSQMMKDFDLILDAARADHTPMYLASMIRQQYEAAYAGGQADKDFFVLFEQSERLAGLAPPSEK; via the coding sequence ATGAGCGAGAGATTTACAGTAGGCTGGGCAGGCATAGGTAAAATGGGTGCCCCGATGAGCCGCCGCGTTCTCGATGCCGGCTATGCCTTGCACGTCTACGAGCCCTTGCCCGAAAACCGCGCCACCATCGTTGCCGAGGGCGCCAATGTGGCGCATTCGCTTGAAGATCTGGCAGCCGCTTCCGACGTCATCGTCCTGACAATCCCGAACGATGCCGTTCTGCGGGAGCTCGTTTTCTCGCCGGGTGGCCTGGCCACCACGATGAAGACCGGACAGATCCTGGTCGAAATGAGCACGGTGTCGCCGGCAATTTCTACGGAAGTCAACGAGGCAATGTCGGCGCTTGGCGTTTCCTACCTGCGCGCACCCGTTTCCGGCAGCACCGCGACCGCATCGTCCGGAACTCTGTCAGTCATGGCCTCGGGGCCTGAGGAGGCCTACAAACGCGTGGAGCCGATGTTCGAGTGCTTTGCGTCCCGCCGCTTTTATGTCGGCGAGGCCGAGGAGGCACGCTACCTCAAACTCGTGCTCAATGCTCTCGTCGGCGCAACGTCAGCGCTGCTCGGGGAGGCCCTCACCCTCGGGTTGAAGGGAAATCTCACGGTCGAGACAATGCTTTCGGTGATTTGCGAGAGCGCCGTCGCCTCACCGCTGATCGCCTACAAGCGGGACTTGCTGGTCAACCGCAATTTCGACCCGGCGTTTTCCGTATCCCAGATGATGAAGGATTTCGACCTCATCCTGGATGCGGCAAGAGCCGATCACACTCCGATGTATCTGGCATCGATGATCCGCCAGCAATACGAGGCGGCCTACGCCGGCGGCCAGGCCGACAAGGACTTCTTCGTGCTGTTCGAGCAATCGGAACGCCTCGCCGGACTTGCTCCCCCTTCCGAAAAATAG
- a CDS encoding glucose 1-dehydrogenase: MTESLEGRVVIVTGSGRGIGAGIAGDLASKGAKVVIADLVAATADAVAATIRSEGGDALGVAVDVSDRSSVKELIARTLSHFGRLDVMFNNSGISQTCPFLDVTEDDFNRIMKVNGLGVLIGTQEAAKTMIAQGTGGKIINTASIAGKQGYPLFAHYCASKFAVVAITQAAARALAEHKITVNCFGPGVVATELWQQLDREFMEHGLTSQPDQAINEFSQSILLGRVSVPKDIAGVTTFLASAGSDYITGQTVMVDGGMVLI, encoded by the coding sequence ATGACTGAATCGCTAGAGGGCAGGGTCGTTATCGTCACGGGTTCCGGCAGGGGCATCGGCGCCGGTATTGCCGGCGACCTGGCATCCAAGGGCGCGAAAGTCGTCATTGCAGACCTTGTGGCAGCCACCGCTGATGCCGTTGCTGCCACTATCAGGTCCGAAGGCGGCGATGCGCTCGGTGTTGCCGTGGACGTTTCGGACCGCTCGAGTGTCAAGGAATTGATTGCCCGGACCTTATCGCATTTCGGCCGGCTGGACGTGATGTTCAACAATTCCGGCATCAGCCAGACATGCCCCTTCCTCGATGTCACCGAAGACGATTTCAACCGCATCATGAAGGTCAATGGTCTCGGTGTTCTGATCGGCACGCAAGAGGCTGCCAAGACGATGATAGCCCAAGGTACAGGCGGTAAAATCATCAACACAGCCTCTATCGCAGGTAAGCAGGGCTATCCCTTGTTTGCGCATTATTGCGCATCGAAGTTCGCGGTGGTGGCCATCACGCAGGCCGCAGCAAGGGCACTTGCAGAGCACAAAATCACGGTCAACTGTTTTGGTCCGGGCGTTGTTGCGACGGAACTCTGGCAGCAGCTGGACCGGGAGTTCATGGAGCATGGCCTGACATCCCAGCCGGATCAGGCCATCAACGAATTCTCGCAGTCGATCTTGCTTGGGCGTGTGTCCGTGCCGAAGGATATCGCCGGCGTTACCACATTCCTGGCTTCGGCCGGATCCGACTACATCACCGGGCAGACGGTGATGGTGGACGGAGGAATGGTTCTGATCTGA
- a CDS encoding extracellular solute-binding protein — protein sequence MNEYEMLRVIEFLERTRRPFQDVVVGFDEDPVWRIVMYLIKSHIHSQTVSISTLGQESGLPYATSMRLINRLVDSGYILKVAKGTTGKSFALQPSDSLLKAFQVYAGKTKSLLAQTLGLRSGEQEDDYYFGGTPLGSHIIPPMRLMQKRAESQIELRFLLNNDNYFSAMRNMWADFRNNLASRKSFDLLSLPDLYNRALENRKKRVSEYDVIAINMPWLGEFVEKDIIRPIDALVQKTGINPLDFHPSIWSTARWDGQDYGVPGYCTVEILAARKDLFADAGLDFPRNFEDVIAAGRHFHAPNHGMYGAVWDGARGMPIASSFMFFLGACGQPTISLRKTRAGFTLEGVDLEQLHCTISSDSGLAALDFMRRLIEISPPDILNMAWDRTLDVFMTGKASLGYFWTMRTARFEYDVHSVVKRRVEYLPQPAGPGGTRASPIGGFLFCIPTNLPEERVELAADAIAWMASREAMKAHVKNGFPIAPRFSVSADPEAAASSPIVRFVDQLAKKNLLHTWQRPNIPQYTAIERILGEEIHNALSGVKPDRVALDDAARQIDLQLRASPGSRR from the coding sequence GTGAACGAATACGAAATGCTGCGCGTGATCGAATTTCTGGAAAGGACCCGCAGGCCTTTCCAGGACGTCGTCGTCGGTTTTGACGAAGATCCTGTCTGGAGGATCGTCATGTATCTCATCAAGTCCCACATCCACAGCCAGACGGTGTCGATCTCGACGCTGGGCCAGGAATCCGGACTGCCCTATGCCACGTCCATGCGTCTGATAAACCGGCTCGTCGACAGCGGATATATTCTCAAGGTCGCCAAGGGAACGACGGGCAAGAGCTTTGCGCTGCAGCCGAGCGACAGCTTGCTGAAAGCGTTCCAGGTCTATGCCGGCAAGACCAAGTCCCTGCTTGCGCAGACGCTCGGCCTCAGAAGCGGCGAGCAGGAGGACGACTACTATTTTGGCGGCACCCCTCTCGGCTCACACATCATTCCACCGATGCGGCTCATGCAGAAACGTGCCGAATCCCAAATCGAACTGCGTTTCCTGCTCAACAATGACAATTATTTCTCTGCGATGCGCAACATGTGGGCCGATTTCCGCAATAACCTTGCCTCCCGGAAGAGCTTCGATCTCCTGTCGCTTCCGGATCTGTACAACAGGGCCCTGGAAAACCGGAAGAAGAGAGTCTCCGAATACGATGTGATCGCCATCAACATGCCATGGCTCGGCGAGTTCGTCGAAAAGGATATCATTCGCCCAATCGACGCACTGGTCCAGAAGACCGGCATCAATCCCCTCGATTTTCACCCGTCCATCTGGTCGACGGCGAGATGGGACGGGCAGGATTATGGCGTTCCCGGCTACTGCACGGTCGAGATTCTGGCGGCGCGCAAGGACCTGTTTGCCGATGCAGGCCTAGATTTCCCGCGCAATTTCGAGGACGTCATCGCGGCCGGGCGCCATTTTCACGCGCCGAACCACGGCATGTACGGTGCAGTGTGGGACGGTGCGCGCGGCATGCCGATCGCTTCAAGCTTCATGTTTTTCCTCGGCGCCTGCGGCCAGCCGACAATCTCGCTTAGAAAGACCCGTGCCGGCTTTACCCTGGAAGGTGTCGATCTCGAACAGTTGCACTGCACGATTTCCTCCGATTCCGGTTTGGCGGCCCTGGATTTCATGCGCCGGCTGATCGAGATTTCACCGCCGGATATCCTCAACATGGCTTGGGATCGGACGCTCGACGTGTTCATGACCGGCAAGGCCAGTCTCGGTTATTTCTGGACGATGCGCACCGCGCGTTTCGAATACGATGTCCATTCCGTGGTCAAGAGACGGGTCGAATATCTGCCCCAGCCCGCTGGTCCCGGCGGCACGCGCGCCTCGCCCATCGGCGGGTTTCTATTCTGCATTCCAACCAACCTGCCGGAAGAGCGGGTTGAGCTTGCCGCCGACGCCATCGCCTGGATGGCATCGCGCGAGGCGATGAAGGCTCACGTCAAGAACGGCTTTCCCATCGCGCCGCGTTTTTCCGTCAGCGCCGACCCCGAGGCGGCGGCGAGCTCGCCAATCGTCAGGTTCGTCGACCAGCTGGCAAAAAAGAACCTTCTGCACACCTGGCAGCGACCAAATATCCCTCAGTATACGGCGATAGAGCGGATCCTCGGCGAAGAGATCCACAACGCCCTGTCGGGGGTCAAACCCGACAGGGTGGCACTCGATGACGCTGCAAGACAGATAGACCTGCAGCTCCGTGCAAGCCCTGGAAGTCGCCGCTGA
- a CDS encoding 2,3-butanediol dehydrogenase, translating to MKAVRYYSKKDIRVEDVPAPSGPLGDDMVLIEPLVCGICGTDLHEYIAGPIVTPSTPHVYSGAVLPQILGHELSARVLAVGKNVTHVAPGSRVSIQPLISPRDDYYGRRGLYHLSEKMACFGLSWEWGGMGEQAVVNSYNVFPVPDSVSDVQAAMIEPAAVALYGVDRGGVEAGSTVLVSGVGPIGALVLLATRAAGATTIFVSELNPNRRALAKKLVPEAIVFDPREVDAEALFREHTEEGVGVDVALECVGAEASLNLCARAVKRQGTVVQVGLHVKPAAIDAMLWALKDITVEATWCYPVTIWPRIAQMIGSGIFPVEQIVTAQISPDDVVEKGFEALLDPNASHMKILVNMKA from the coding sequence ATGAAAGCCGTTCGATACTATTCGAAGAAAGACATTCGCGTCGAAGACGTACCCGCTCCGTCCGGGCCGCTGGGCGATGACATGGTTCTCATCGAGCCGCTGGTTTGCGGCATCTGTGGAACCGATCTGCATGAATATATTGCCGGACCGATCGTCACGCCGAGCACGCCGCACGTCTATTCCGGCGCGGTCCTGCCGCAGATCCTCGGGCACGAACTGTCTGCCCGGGTCCTGGCTGTCGGCAAGAACGTGACGCACGTCGCGCCGGGATCGCGCGTCTCGATCCAGCCGCTGATCTCGCCCCGCGACGACTATTACGGTCGCCGGGGACTGTATCATCTCAGCGAGAAAATGGCCTGCTTCGGCCTGTCCTGGGAATGGGGCGGCATGGGGGAACAGGCGGTCGTCAACAGCTACAATGTCTTTCCGGTGCCGGACAGCGTCAGCGATGTGCAGGCAGCCATGATCGAGCCTGCAGCGGTTGCTCTCTACGGCGTCGATCGTGGCGGCGTGGAGGCAGGCAGCACTGTGCTGGTCTCCGGCGTCGGCCCGATTGGTGCGCTGGTGCTGCTTGCGACGCGGGCAGCCGGTGCGACGACCATTTTCGTTTCCGAACTAAACCCGAACCGCCGCGCCCTTGCCAAGAAGCTGGTGCCGGAAGCGATCGTCTTCGATCCGCGCGAAGTGGATGCCGAGGCGCTGTTCCGCGAGCACACCGAGGAAGGCGTCGGCGTCGACGTGGCGCTCGAATGTGTCGGGGCGGAGGCTTCGCTTAACCTCTGTGCCAGGGCCGTCAAGCGTCAGGGTACGGTCGTGCAGGTTGGTCTGCACGTCAAGCCGGCGGCTATCGATGCGATGCTTTGGGCCCTGAAGGACATCACCGTCGAGGCGACCTGGTGCTACCCAGTGACGATCTGGCCAAGGATCGCGCAGATGATTGGTTCCGGCATCTTTCCGGTCGAGCAGATCGTCACCGCGCAGATTTCTCCGGACGACGTCGTCGAAAAGGGCTTCGAGGCGCTGCTCGATCCCAATGCGTCCCACATGAAGATACTCGTCAACATGAAGGCTTGA
- a CDS encoding YciI family protein, translating into MHYIVHCLDHPGAVEKRLANYEAHKAYLGAAKTKTIISGPLLADDNETMIGSLFLFEADTIEEIVAFNKADPFTAAGVWKSVNIHPFSKRVDNR; encoded by the coding sequence ATGCACTATATCGTTCACTGCCTGGACCATCCGGGCGCCGTGGAAAAGCGGCTTGCCAACTATGAAGCGCACAAGGCCTATCTCGGGGCCGCAAAGACCAAGACAATCATTTCGGGGCCTCTCCTCGCCGATGACAACGAAACGATGATCGGTTCGCTGTTCCTGTTTGAGGCAGACACCATCGAAGAGATCGTGGCTTTCAACAAGGCCGATCCGTTCACGGCAGCCGGCGTCTGGAAGTCGGTGAATATCCATCCCTTCAGCAAGCGGGTGGACAACAGATGA
- a CDS encoding LacI family DNA-binding transcriptional regulator produces MTTRRRLPDRKSKITLREVALRADVSESTVSRIMRNQSLVADATREKVMETVRALGYVPNRIAGSLASLNSHLIGVVIPSLSNIVFPEVIQGVHEALKSSDFQAVISTTEYDIDREEVMVRGLLAWKPAAILIAGFDHTMATRRMLDQSGVRVVELMDIDSAPIDIAVGMSHRRAGYAIGQHLIARGYRHFGYVGHDWAADRRARLRYDGLREALAEAGLSIEAHAIADGPSSVGTGREQTRHLCAASAEIDVTVYSNDDMAVGGVFHCLSAGISLPDDMAIFGFNGLEIGRELPQPLSTLRSNRFMIGKKAIEAILESPERCTRPVVIDTGFEIFPGATA; encoded by the coding sequence ATGACAACACGGCGCCGCCTTCCCGACAGGAAGTCCAAGATCACCCTGCGTGAAGTTGCGCTGCGGGCCGATGTGAGCGAATCGACCGTATCCCGCATCATGCGCAACCAGTCGCTGGTCGCCGACGCGACACGCGAAAAGGTCATGGAAACCGTACGGGCGCTTGGATATGTGCCGAACCGGATCGCAGGTTCGCTTGCGTCGCTTAACTCCCATCTGATTGGCGTGGTCATTCCCTCGCTGTCGAATATCGTCTTTCCGGAAGTCATCCAGGGCGTGCACGAGGCTCTGAAATCCTCGGATTTCCAGGCCGTCATCAGCACCACGGAATATGACATCGACCGGGAAGAGGTGATGGTGCGTGGCCTTCTGGCCTGGAAGCCTGCTGCGATCCTTATTGCAGGATTCGATCACACCATGGCGACGCGACGGATGCTGGATCAGAGCGGCGTGCGCGTTGTCGAATTGATGGATATCGACAGTGCGCCGATCGACATCGCAGTTGGCATGTCGCACCGCCGGGCGGGTTACGCGATAGGGCAGCATCTGATCGCGCGAGGCTACCGTCATTTCGGCTATGTGGGCCATGACTGGGCGGCGGACCGCCGCGCGCGGCTTCGCTACGATGGGCTAAGGGAAGCCTTGGCTGAGGCTGGCCTGTCGATCGAGGCGCATGCGATTGCGGATGGTCCGAGCTCGGTCGGCACCGGTCGCGAGCAGACCAGGCATCTTTGTGCGGCGTCTGCCGAAATCGACGTGACGGTTTATTCCAATGACGACATGGCCGTGGGGGGCGTTTTTCATTGCCTGAGCGCCGGCATTTCCCTGCCCGACGACATGGCGATCTTCGGCTTCAACGGTCTCGAAATCGGCCGCGAACTGCCGCAGCCACTCTCGACGCTGCGCTCGAACCGTTTCATGATCGGCAAGAAGGCGATCGAGGCTATCCTGGAATCGCCGGAGCGATGCACCCGTCCGGTTGTCATCGACACAGGCTTTGAGATCTTCCCTGGCGCCACGGCCTGA
- a CDS encoding maleylacetate reductase yields the protein MQAFTYNANPGRVIFGHGTIARLGEEADRLSADKVLVLSTPEQAEQARAVADHLGPRFAGIYTKAQMHTPVDVTVDAMREVERLKANAVLAIGGGSTTGLGKAIAFRTDIPQIVVPTTYAGSEATPILGETENGRKVTKSDPRILPEVIVYDIDLTLTLPVSMSVTSGLNAVAHAVEALYARETNPIISLLAEQGIAAFSRALPVIAKNPEDAEARADALYGAWLCGVCLGSVGMALHHKLCHTLGGMFNLPHAPMHTAVLPHAVAYNAPAVPEAMARIARALGADDAATGLFDLASGLGADMALKSLGMPGDGIDAALEQAMSNAYWNPRTLEKDGLHQLLSRAYEGARPAGASASSS from the coding sequence ATGCAGGCCTTCACCTATAACGCCAATCCCGGGCGCGTGATCTTCGGGCACGGCACGATCGCAAGGCTTGGAGAAGAGGCGGACCGTCTGTCAGCCGACAAGGTACTCGTTCTGTCGACGCCGGAGCAGGCCGAACAGGCGCGGGCCGTGGCCGATCATCTCGGACCGCGTTTTGCCGGCATCTATACGAAGGCGCAAATGCACACGCCAGTCGACGTGACCGTCGATGCGATGCGTGAAGTTGAGCGGCTGAAGGCCAACGCGGTGCTGGCAATCGGCGGCGGATCGACGACGGGGCTCGGAAAGGCCATCGCCTTTCGCACCGATATTCCGCAGATCGTGGTGCCGACCACCTATGCCGGCTCCGAGGCGACGCCGATCCTTGGCGAAACGGAGAATGGTCGAAAGGTCACCAAGTCAGACCCGCGCATTCTGCCTGAGGTGATCGTCTACGACATCGACCTTACCCTAACACTGCCGGTCTCAATGTCCGTCACTTCAGGCCTCAATGCCGTGGCCCATGCGGTCGAGGCACTGTACGCGCGCGAAACCAATCCGATCATTTCGCTGTTGGCCGAGCAGGGGATCGCGGCATTCTCGCGCGCCCTGCCGGTTATCGCCAAAAACCCGGAAGATGCCGAGGCAAGAGCCGATGCGCTATACGGAGCGTGGCTTTGCGGCGTCTGCCTGGGTTCCGTCGGCATGGCGCTCCACCACAAGCTTTGCCACACCCTCGGCGGCATGTTCAACCTACCGCATGCGCCAATGCACACCGCTGTCCTGCCGCACGCCGTCGCCTACAACGCGCCAGCGGTACCGGAAGCGATGGCGCGGATTGCCAGAGCGCTCGGCGCTGACGATGCGGCGACGGGCTTGTTCGATCTCGCCTCTGGTCTCGGTGCGGATATGGCCCTCAAGTCACTGGGCATGCCCGGCGACGGGATCGATGCGGCGCTCGAGCAGGCTATGTCCAATGCCTACTGGAACCCGCGCACATTGGAAAAGGATGGTCTCCATCAGTTGCTGTCTCGCGCCTATGAGGGCGCAAGGCCAGCAGGCGCGTCTGCGTCGTCAAGCTGA
- a CDS encoding Gfo/Idh/MocA family protein — MTMIENKPVLAAIVGLGWWGKKMATLVNAGGAEMHFVRAVDPSPEAESFAGEMGLQFSPDLADALADPDIEAVVLATPHSLHQKQIAEAVAAGKHVFCEKPLAMTRKDAETSVALCRDAGLVLGMGHERRFEPPIAEILEAANSGKLGRLLQIESNFSHDKFLTLDPSNWRLNAEQAPAGGMTATGIHLTDLSVKLMGPAKDVRVICENLASEIPQGDTMSAHIRFENGGSAYVSATLATPFISRFAVFGTLGWIEVRDKAHVESPDGWIVTEGWKGKPITVREVAPAEPVRDNLRAFARAVRGTDPYPISGEEMINNIALLEAIIRSARSGVVEQL, encoded by the coding sequence ATGACAATGATCGAAAACAAGCCGGTGCTTGCGGCCATCGTCGGCCTCGGCTGGTGGGGCAAGAAGATGGCGACACTGGTCAATGCCGGGGGTGCGGAAATGCACTTCGTTCGTGCTGTCGATCCGAGCCCGGAGGCAGAAAGCTTCGCCGGCGAAATGGGCCTGCAATTCTCCCCGGATCTCGCCGATGCGCTGGCTGATCCCGACATCGAGGCTGTTGTCCTCGCAACGCCCCACTCCCTACACCAGAAGCAGATTGCCGAGGCAGTGGCTGCCGGCAAGCACGTGTTCTGCGAAAAGCCGCTGGCGATGACCAGGAAGGATGCCGAAACCTCTGTGGCGTTGTGCCGGGATGCCGGGCTGGTTCTCGGTATGGGCCACGAGCGTCGTTTCGAGCCGCCGATTGCCGAGATCCTCGAGGCGGCAAATAGCGGCAAGCTCGGTCGTCTGCTGCAGATCGAGTCCAATTTCAGCCACGACAAGTTCCTCACGCTCGATCCGTCGAACTGGCGGCTGAACGCGGAGCAGGCGCCTGCCGGTGGCATGACGGCAACCGGCATCCATCTGACCGACCTATCGGTGAAGCTGATGGGGCCCGCAAAAGATGTCCGTGTCATCTGCGAGAACCTCGCTTCGGAGATCCCGCAGGGGGATACGATGAGCGCCCATATCCGCTTCGAAAACGGCGGTTCAGCCTATGTGTCCGCGACGCTGGCCACACCCTTCATCTCGCGGTTCGCGGTGTTCGGGACGTTGGGTTGGATCGAGGTACGCGACAAGGCGCACGTCGAGTCGCCGGACGGCTGGATCGTTACCGAGGGTTGGAAGGGCAAGCCCATCACCGTGCGCGAAGTCGCACCGGCCGAGCCGGTTCGTGACAACCTGCGAGCTTTTGCCCGAGCCGTGCGCGGCACCGATCCATATCCGATCAGCGGCGAGGAGATGATCAACAACATCGCGCTTCTCGAAGCGATTATCCGCTCCGCACGCTCCGGCGTCGTCGAGCAACTTTGA